A DNA window from Parabacteroides johnsonii DSM 18315 contains the following coding sequences:
- a CDS encoding metal ABC transporter permease, translated as MDLLQYGFFQHALLGSLLTAIACGIVGTYIVSRRLVFISGGITHASFGGLGLGFYLGMNPILMAMLFSVLSAFGVEWVSKTQNVREDSAIAGVWSLGMALGVIFIFLTPGYAPNLSAYLFGNILTVSTGDIIWIAALALLLVVLFTLFLREIVYVAFDRDFAVTQGLPVKWIEYVMMFFIAVTIVLSIRLVGIMLLMSLLTLPQITVNLFTSDFKKIILGSIVIGFLGCVSGLVLSYFLNVPSGAFIILVLVLFFLVVKAIKALLER; from the coding sequence ATGGATTTACTTCAATATGGTTTTTTCCAACATGCTCTTTTGGGCAGTCTGCTAACCGCGATCGCTTGTGGGATTGTCGGGACGTATATCGTGTCACGACGACTTGTTTTTATCAGTGGAGGTATCACGCATGCTTCTTTCGGAGGGTTGGGATTAGGTTTCTATCTTGGGATGAATCCGATCCTGATGGCGATGTTGTTTTCCGTACTCTCCGCATTCGGGGTGGAGTGGGTGAGCAAGACGCAGAATGTGCGTGAAGACTCTGCCATTGCCGGTGTCTGGTCGTTAGGGATGGCATTGGGCGTCATTTTCATATTCCTGACACCCGGATATGCACCGAATCTTTCTGCCTACCTTTTTGGGAATATTCTGACTGTTTCGACGGGAGATATTATCTGGATTGCTGCTTTGGCGTTATTGCTGGTGGTTCTTTTTACCCTTTTCCTGCGGGAGATTGTTTATGTGGCGTTTGACAGGGATTTTGCTGTGACACAAGGGTTGCCTGTCAAGTGGATAGAATATGTGATGATGTTCTTTATCGCCGTGACGATCGTCCTTTCGATCCGTCTGGTTGGGATTATGCTTCTGATGAGTCTACTGACATTGCCTCAGATCACTGTAAACCTTTTTACGTCAGACTTCAAGAAGATTATTCTCGGAAGTATTGTTATCGGTTTCCTGGGATGTGTGTCCGGGCTTGTTCTTTCTTATTTTCTGAATGTGCCTTCCGGAGCGTTTATTATTCTTGTCCTTGTCCTTTTCTTTTTAGTAGTCAAGGCAATAAAAGCCCTATTGGAGCGTTAA
- a CDS encoding 3-phosphoshikimate 1-carboxyvinyltransferase, whose translation MSYVVKSPVSLKASIKLPASKSICNRALILNALSYSPYEIRNLSDCDDTEVMVKALNSNDRDFDIKAAGTAMRFLTAFLSKVVGEWTITGTQRMKNRPIKILVDALNSLGARVEYMEKEGYPPLRIFGSALQGGEISLAGGVSSQYISALLMIAPLMEKGLTLHLEGAIISKPYINLTLQLMEQYGVKADWSGQTIKVRPQDYHPIPFTVESDWSAASYWYSMMALSKNAEIELLGLFKNSLQGDAAGAKLFAQLGVGTTYTDRGVILKYNGNRTKKLNYNFVNEPDLAQTFVVTCVLLNIPFRFTGLQSLKIKETDRIEALKTELCKLGYLLTDSNDSILEWNGERCEPQAHPVIATYEDHRMAMAFAPVALVVSEGIEIADPQVVRKSYPHFWEDLKKAGFIIIDNG comes from the coding sequence ATGAGCTACGTTGTAAAGAGTCCTGTTTCACTGAAAGCTTCCATCAAGCTTCCCGCATCCAAGAGTATCTGTAATCGTGCGTTGATACTTAATGCGTTGAGCTATAGTCCGTATGAAATTCGAAATTTGTCGGATTGCGATGATACGGAAGTGATGGTGAAGGCATTGAATTCGAATGATCGTGACTTTGATATAAAAGCCGCGGGGACTGCGATGCGGTTCCTGACGGCTTTTTTGTCTAAGGTGGTGGGCGAATGGACGATTACCGGGACCCAGCGGATGAAGAACCGGCCGATCAAGATACTGGTGGATGCACTGAATTCGTTGGGGGCAAGGGTGGAATATATGGAGAAGGAAGGGTATCCTCCTCTTCGCATTTTCGGAAGTGCGCTGCAGGGAGGTGAGATTTCGCTTGCAGGCGGGGTCAGTTCGCAGTACATTTCAGCGTTGTTGATGATCGCGCCCCTAATGGAGAAGGGGCTGACGTTGCATCTTGAAGGTGCTATAATTTCAAAACCTTATATTAACCTGACATTACAGCTGATGGAGCAATATGGGGTAAAGGCGGACTGGAGTGGGCAGACCATTAAAGTAAGGCCGCAGGACTATCATCCGATACCTTTTACCGTCGAATCCGACTGGAGCGCCGCTTCCTACTGGTATTCCATGATGGCGTTGTCTAAGAATGCTGAAATCGAGTTGTTGGGACTATTTAAGAACAGTTTGCAAGGAGATGCCGCCGGAGCCAAATTGTTTGCACAGCTTGGTGTGGGCACGACTTATACGGATCGGGGTGTTATTTTGAAGTACAATGGGAACAGGACAAAAAAACTGAATTATAACTTCGTCAATGAGCCGGATCTGGCTCAAACCTTTGTCGTAACCTGTGTGTTATTAAATATCCCTTTCCGCTTCACCGGTTTGCAAAGTCTGAAGATAAAAGAAACCGACCGTATTGAAGCGCTTAAGACGGAGCTTTGTAAATTAGGGTATCTCTTGACAGACAGCAACGACAGTATTTTAGAATGGAACGGCGAACGTTGTGAACCACAAGCACATCCGGTGATCGCGACCTATGAAGATCACCGGATGGCAATGGCCTTTGCACCCGTCGCCCTGGTTGTGTCGGAAGGAATTGAGATTGCCGATCCGCAGGTGGTCCGCAAGAGTTATCCGCACTTTTGGGAAGACCTGAAAAAAGCCGGCTTTATCATAATTGACAATGGATGA
- a CDS encoding FAD-dependent oxidoreductase encodes MRKKTLVLSLLLACATAFGQSSYDLVIVGGNPGGIMAAISAARMGKKSVILERTRYVGGLPANGLGATDIATRAATTGLFREFVDAVKQHYIDTYGPASEQVKVCSDGYHFEPSVGARIFQKMLDGQKDKITVLTMRQFDAEDENIVMRDNRIEKIRILNRETGEMEEYTGSVFLDATYEGDLGAAAGVPFRVGREGKDEFGEPGAGRVYKYWGGPEGDGSTFKKDNAVQSYNYRLCLTNNPANRVAFTKPARYNREDYASIVEDVWTGRNTDAAMQRVTPEMMEENRKHIKAGNPSKLPGDKWGIAKITNIVHVPNMKTDANNQHGVFVSTDLPEENWPWPTSSWEWRDKFAQRLREYTEGLFWFAQNDPELPAHFRKAAKEWGLSKDEYADNGHFPRQVYVREGRRFEGAYFFTANDAIPVTIGSRPPIHESSITASHYALDSHAVRKREKGRVHLDGFLSYPSAVYTVPYGVMVPKEVDNLLLPVPVSGSHIGFSTLRMEPCWMAMGQAAGIASALSIDGKVKVQNIDLSRLQDKLIDQKATLMYFKDVDYTSPHFRMVQYLGLRGYLPEWTARLQEPVDATTLAAWKKLSGTDLPGIEAGKTTRLATLEMIYRKIK; translated from the coding sequence ATGAGAAAGAAAACACTTGTACTCTCCCTCCTTTTAGCCTGTGCGACCGCTTTCGGCCAATCGTCCTACGACCTGGTGATCGTCGGAGGGAATCCCGGAGGGATCATGGCAGCCATCTCTGCCGCCCGGATGGGGAAAAAATCGGTGATACTCGAACGAACCCGCTATGTCGGCGGACTGCCCGCCAACGGACTCGGAGCAACTGACATCGCCACCCGTGCCGCAACGACCGGTCTGTTCCGTGAGTTTGTAGACGCGGTGAAGCAACACTATATCGATACCTACGGTCCTGCTTCCGAGCAGGTGAAAGTATGCAGTGACGGTTACCACTTCGAACCCTCCGTCGGAGCACGCATCTTCCAGAAGATGCTCGACGGACAGAAGGACAAGATCACGGTCCTGACCATGCGTCAGTTCGATGCCGAAGATGAAAACATAGTTATGCGCGATAACCGCATCGAAAAGATCCGCATCCTGAACCGGGAAACCGGAGAGATGGAGGAATACACCGGTTCGGTATTCCTGGATGCCACCTACGAAGGTGACCTCGGAGCCGCCGCCGGCGTTCCTTTCCGTGTAGGGCGCGAAGGGAAAGACGAGTTCGGCGAACCTGGAGCCGGACGCGTCTACAAATATTGGGGCGGTCCGGAAGGGGACGGCAGCACGTTCAAGAAAGACAATGCCGTGCAGTCCTACAATTACCGCCTCTGTCTGACCAACAATCCGGCGAACCGCGTGGCCTTCACCAAGCCGGCCCGTTACAACCGCGAAGACTATGCCTCCATCGTGGAGGATGTCTGGACCGGACGCAACACGGATGCCGCCATGCAACGCGTGACACCCGAAATGATGGAAGAGAACCGGAAGCATATCAAGGCCGGCAACCCATCCAAACTTCCGGGTGACAAATGGGGGATCGCCAAGATCACCAACATCGTCCATGTCCCGAACATGAAGACGGACGCCAATAACCAGCACGGCGTGTTCGTCTCCACCGACCTGCCTGAGGAAAACTGGCCTTGGCCCACTTCTTCGTGGGAATGGCGTGACAAGTTCGCCCAACGTCTGCGCGAATACACCGAAGGTCTTTTCTGGTTCGCCCAAAACGATCCCGAACTGCCCGCCCACTTCCGCAAAGCGGCAAAAGAATGGGGCCTTTCGAAAGACGAATATGCGGACAACGGACATTTCCCACGCCAGGTCTACGTCCGTGAGGGCCGTCGTTTCGAAGGCGCCTATTTCTTTACCGCCAACGATGCCATTCCGGTAACGATCGGCAGCCGCCCGCCCATCCACGAAAGCAGCATAACGGCCAGCCATTATGCGCTGGATTCGCATGCGGTGCGGAAAAGAGAAAAAGGAAGGGTGCATCTGGACGGCTTCCTGAGTTATCCGTCGGCGGTATATACAGTCCCCTATGGCGTGATGGTTCCGAAAGAGGTGGACAACCTTCTGTTGCCCGTCCCGGTTTCGGGTTCGCACATCGGATTTTCCACCCTGCGCATGGAGCCTTGCTGGATGGCGATGGGACAGGCCGCCGGTATCGCCTCTGCCCTTTCGATCGACGGGAAGGTGAAGGTGCAGAATATCGACCTCTCCCGCCTACAGGACAAACTGATCGACCAGAAAGCGACGCTTATGTATTTCAAGGATGTGGATTACACGAGTCCTCACTTCCGCATGGTGCAGTATTTGGGACTGCGCGGCTACCTTCCCGAATGGACTGCACGTTTGCAGGAGCCGGTGGATGCAACGACTCTGGCCGCCTGGAAAAAGTTGAGCGGAACGGACCTGCCGGGCATAGAAGCCGGGAAAACGACAAGATTAGCGACTTTGGAAATGATTTATCGGAAAATAAAATAG
- a CDS encoding Gfo/Idh/MocA family protein, which yields MKSNISRRDFLKTSGVIAGSSLISSNLGASSIEDIPFESNKKITVALVGTGSRGIFMWGKDLVDSYSNYIEFVGLCDINEGRVETGKRMIGVSCPTYTDFEKMMKETKPEVLIVTTMDSTHHQFIIRGMELGANVITEKPMTIDEKKIQAILDAEERTGKHCRVTFNYRYSPHRAKIWELLRAGEIGDITSVDFHWYLDTSHGADYFRRWHRLVECSGSLWVHKASHHFDLLNWWIDSDPESVYALGELNFYGKNGTMRAKNCRTCPQTKQCPFFFDITKVKSHMDIYVANEKYDGYLRDGCVFRNDVNIFDKMAATIHYKNGVQVAYSLTTYSPYEGYRIAFNGTKGRLEAWIQESRKTSDVNYDEIVLFKNFSKREYIHIPFGTSGHGGGDALLKDQLFLPNVDDPYRQCANSRDGALACLVGIAARNSIATKQPVKIADLTSISPMEKKQYKRIL from the coding sequence ATGAAAAGTAATATTTCGAGACGTGATTTTCTGAAAACATCCGGTGTTATTGCCGGAAGTTCCTTGATTAGTTCCAATTTAGGAGCTTCTTCGATAGAAGACATTCCTTTTGAATCGAATAAAAAAATAACTGTAGCTTTGGTTGGTACAGGTTCAAGGGGAATATTTATGTGGGGAAAGGACTTGGTAGATAGTTATTCCAATTATATTGAATTCGTGGGACTTTGCGATATCAATGAAGGACGTGTTGAAACTGGGAAAAGAATGATTGGAGTTTCTTGTCCTACATACACGGATTTTGAAAAGATGATGAAAGAAACAAAGCCTGAGGTGTTGATCGTTACAACAATGGATAGTACACATCATCAGTTCATAATCCGTGGAATGGAACTTGGTGCAAATGTCATTACTGAAAAACCAATGACCATTGATGAAAAGAAAATACAGGCAATTTTGGATGCGGAAGAAAGAACCGGAAAACATTGTCGAGTTACATTTAATTATAGATATTCTCCTCATAGGGCTAAAATATGGGAGTTGCTTCGTGCTGGAGAAATAGGTGATATCACTTCTGTAGATTTCCATTGGTATCTTGACACTTCACACGGGGCCGATTATTTCCGACGTTGGCATAGGCTTGTTGAATGTAGCGGTTCGTTATGGGTGCACAAAGCCAGCCATCATTTTGACCTTTTAAACTGGTGGATCGATAGTGATCCGGAAAGTGTATATGCATTAGGTGAATTGAATTTTTACGGTAAAAATGGAACGATGAGGGCGAAAAATTGTCGTACCTGTCCCCAAACCAAACAATGTCCGTTTTTCTTTGATATTACCAAGGTTAAAAGCCATATGGATATATATGTAGCCAACGAAAAATATGATGGTTATTTACGTGATGGTTGTGTCTTTAGAAATGATGTCAATATTTTCGATAAAATGGCGGCAACTATCCATTACAAAAATGGGGTACAGGTGGCATATTCGTTAACAACCTATTCTCCTTATGAAGGTTACCGTATCGCTTTTAATGGAACAAAAGGTCGGTTAGAAGCCTGGATACAAGAGTCGCGAAAAACTTCAGATGTAAACTATGACGAGATTGTGTTGTTTAAAAACTTCTCTAAGCGAGAATATATACATATACCGTTTGGAACTTCTGGACATGGAGGAGGTGATGCCCTTCTGAAAGATCAATTGTTCCTTCCTAATGTCGATGATCCGTATCGCCAGTGTGCTAACAGTAGAGATGGGGCATTAGCTTGTTTGGTAGGGATAGCTGCACGTAATAGTATAGCAACGAAACAACCTGTGAAAATTGCAGATCTTACTTCTATATCTCCAATGGAAAAGAAGCAGTATAAAAGAATTCTCTAA
- a CDS encoding RagB/SusD family nutrient uptake outer membrane protein — protein sequence MKIIYLICFCMLISFCSCNESDFLKEVPSGKYTAENMYKTKEHFDSAVIQLYGDYRSLYYSGNDNEYDFFWGTDLTHAGQPNVVRFFSDYPATLDPTAAKVIYHWRGNYKIIANANTIISRLPDSELTEEEQNSIAAEAKFFRALAYRYLVFLYGGVPLVVEEITSSKDDFVRASKEEVLEQIIADLEFAVNYLPDISKVADGRVSNVAANHLLSEIALAAKNYDLAVKSASAAINNPAMGLMKERFGSRKDEPGDLYWDLFQRGNQNRSSGNKEAIFVIQFELDILGGGQSSTKRTGYLMERFHAPNTPLATDPWDKGVIADMLQTTNIGRGAGWLMPTFHFSNVIWYDVNNEIDYGDIRVSEYNFPRGIKYNNPNGPEKYQGVYFDINTAENQYCLSTQGIWSRGAYPYQTKCTTPNDHPASMIANEKTGELRSDAGVTYSDWYDMRLAETYLLRAEAYLMKGDLSAAAEDINVVRKRAGASLITASDVTIDFILDERLRELGIEEKRRLTLSRMGKLYERTVKYNVYNAPNIREHHQLYPIPQSEIDANVGAVLEQNPGYN from the coding sequence ATGAAGATAATATATTTAATTTGCTTCTGCATGTTGATATCTTTTTGTTCATGCAACGAATCTGATTTTTTGAAGGAAGTTCCGTCTGGAAAGTATACAGCAGAGAATATGTATAAAACGAAGGAACATTTTGACTCCGCAGTTATACAATTGTATGGAGATTATCGTTCATTGTATTATAGTGGAAATGACAATGAATATGATTTTTTTTGGGGAACAGATTTAACCCATGCAGGTCAGCCGAATGTAGTTCGATTTTTTAGTGATTATCCTGCTACACTGGATCCTACAGCTGCTAAAGTGATTTATCATTGGAGAGGTAACTATAAAATCATTGCAAATGCAAATACGATAATAAGTAGGTTACCAGATTCGGAACTAACGGAAGAAGAGCAGAATTCAATAGCAGCTGAAGCAAAATTTTTCCGGGCTTTGGCATATAGGTATCTTGTTTTTCTGTATGGTGGGGTTCCTTTGGTTGTGGAAGAAATAACTTCTTCTAAAGATGATTTTGTACGTGCATCTAAGGAAGAAGTATTGGAGCAGATTATTGCGGATTTGGAATTTGCTGTCAATTACTTACCAGATATTTCTAAAGTAGCAGATGGAAGAGTATCTAATGTTGCTGCAAATCATCTTCTGTCTGAAATAGCATTGGCTGCTAAAAATTATGATTTGGCAGTTAAATCAGCATCTGCTGCGATCAATAATCCTGCAATGGGTTTAATGAAAGAACGATTTGGGTCCCGTAAAGATGAACCGGGAGATTTGTATTGGGATCTTTTTCAAAGAGGCAATCAAAATAGATCGAGTGGAAATAAAGAAGCCATATTTGTGATACAATTTGAATTAGATATTTTAGGAGGAGGCCAATCTTCTACAAAAAGAACAGGTTATTTGATGGAAAGATTCCATGCTCCTAATACTCCGTTAGCAACTGATCCTTGGGATAAAGGTGTAATTGCAGATATGTTGCAAACAACAAATATAGGACGTGGTGCGGGATGGCTGATGCCGACTTTTCATTTTTCGAATGTAATATGGTATGATGTAAATAATGAAATAGATTATGGGGATATTAGAGTTTCGGAGTATAATTTCCCTCGTGGTATTAAATATAATAATCCTAATGGACCAGAGAAATACCAAGGAGTTTATTTTGACATAAATACCGCAGAGAATCAGTATTGTTTGTCGACTCAGGGTATTTGGTCTCGTGGAGCTTATCCTTATCAGACAAAGTGTACAACCCCTAATGATCATCCGGCTTCAATGATTGCAAATGAAAAAACAGGGGAGTTAAGGAGTGACGCTGGGGTAACTTATTCTGATTGGTATGATATGCGACTTGCAGAAACCTATTTGTTAAGAGCTGAAGCATATTTGATGAAAGGTGATTTATCTGCAGCTGCGGAAGATATTAATGTTGTTCGAAAACGAGCTGGTGCTTCTTTGATTACGGCATCAGATGTTACGATAGATTTTATTTTGGATGAAAGATTACGTGAATTAGGTATTGAAGAAAAGAGAAGATTGACATTAAGTAGAATGGGAAAATTGTATGAAAGAACCGTAAAATATAATGTATACAATGCACCAAACATTCGTGAACATCATCAGCTTTATCCGATTCCTCAAAGTGAAATTGATGCTAATGTGGGGGCTGTACTTGAACAGAATCCGGGCTATAATTAA
- a CDS encoding TonB-dependent receptor codes for MNLFNTLELDFSPTFKKILSIMKLTVIFLIAFSLNISATVYSQTTKLSLNVQNQSIKDILYLIENQSDFRFIYESGKINLDKKVSVQVREQTVEVVLKQLFNNEGINYEITENNLILINPSPEQLKIISQNKSQVRKKVTGIVKDEKGEPIIGANVVERGTTNGVITDIDGNFELNVASSSVLEISYIGYVSQEILIGNKNKFHIKLVEDTQNLDEVVVVGYGTMRKKDMTGSVASADLGALKGSPNVNILQGLQGTLPGLNVGMVDEAGASPSITVRGRSTISGSQNPLIILDGIVYYGSLTSLNPNDIKSFDILKDASSKAIYGAQAANGVILITTKRGQSQDKPVITYNTSFSVGSPYNRLHSKNRDSYLQMIRDIFWQEAYTEESGYTKDNPDYNIETSAPFTDASIAKGYRAGADTDWWDLGTNNATIMTHNVGIQGMSSKVNYYMSFGYDKQDNYIINDKFNRKTVRVNLETSVTNWLKVGTQAFGSFSDYSGESPNLTQLAQAGPLRMPYGDDGNLVILGGDFTNPLIGLYNKDMDKRNELFGNFYARLNNISFLPGFSWDINYGNMLKWERQFNSNEYAQAETGEAKKVNGTAYSYTFDNILNYTKDFNQHHIDATLVIGRTEREYENTTARSTDLANQTLGYNDLAQGKNQYTTSQSWEEASSYQMFRANYSLMSKYMLTGTIRRDGFSGFATNEKVAYFPSFALGWIASEESFLKQVNWLDLLKLRASYGVNGNLVSRYSSLATVSSSAAYVFGDGGSSAYGQSLSNLPNANLKWEKTHGINIAMDFGVLNNRITGNIEYYRTTTKDLIWKKTLPEITGFKEIVDNMGEIANQGIELTLNATPIRNKNFSWDVTFNFSRNKNKINHLLGDVNGDGIEDDLVSSNLFIGQSLSTIYHYDVDGIYQLNDNIPEGYYPGSYRIVDHSGDGKLSADDRIILGQSDPAYRFSLHNTFRYKGFTLKIFLNSVQGGKNGYLANADVFGAYTPQFISSKGMYEEVDFWTPSNPNGKFRNPAGTSSINPNIYQKRSFVRLQDVILSYDFNPGLLSKIYVDALRLSVSGKNLCTWTKWDGWDPETGSGLGYGGRPVMRHFTIGLELTLK; via the coding sequence ATGAATTTATTTAATACGTTAGAGTTGGATTTTTCTCCAACCTTTAAAAAGATATTATCTATTATGAAATTGACAGTAATTTTCTTGATTGCATTTTCACTGAATATTTCTGCTACTGTATATTCACAAACAACGAAATTATCTTTGAATGTCCAAAACCAATCAATAAAGGACATCCTTTATTTGATCGAAAATCAATCCGATTTTCGATTTATTTATGAGAGTGGAAAGATTAATCTGGATAAGAAGGTTTCTGTTCAAGTAAGAGAGCAGACTGTAGAAGTTGTGTTGAAACAATTATTTAATAATGAAGGAATTAATTATGAGATTACGGAAAACAATCTTATTCTGATAAACCCTTCTCCAGAGCAATTAAAAATCATCAGTCAAAATAAATCTCAGGTTAGAAAAAAAGTTACTGGTATTGTTAAAGATGAAAAAGGAGAGCCAATCATCGGTGCGAATGTTGTGGAGAGGGGGACGACGAATGGTGTTATCACTGATATTGATGGAAATTTCGAATTGAATGTCGCATCTTCTTCTGTGTTGGAGATTTCTTATATAGGATATGTTTCCCAAGAGATACTAATTGGAAATAAAAATAAGTTTCATATTAAATTGGTAGAAGATACTCAAAATCTTGATGAGGTGGTAGTTGTCGGATATGGGACTATGCGGAAGAAAGATATGACAGGATCGGTTGCTTCTGCCGATTTAGGAGCATTGAAAGGATCTCCTAATGTCAATATATTACAAGGATTACAAGGAACTCTTCCTGGATTGAATGTTGGGATGGTAGATGAGGCGGGGGCAAGTCCAAGTATTACAGTGCGAGGACGATCTACTATTTCCGGAAGTCAAAATCCTCTGATCATTTTAGATGGTATTGTTTATTATGGAAGTTTAACAAGTTTGAATCCGAATGATATTAAGTCATTTGATATTTTAAAAGATGCAAGTAGTAAAGCTATTTATGGAGCACAAGCCGCAAATGGAGTAATTTTGATAACAACTAAGCGTGGACAGAGTCAAGATAAACCCGTAATTACTTATAATACTTCGTTTTCTGTGGGATCTCCTTATAATAGGCTGCATTCAAAAAATAGAGATTCTTATCTGCAAATGATTCGTGATATCTTTTGGCAAGAAGCCTATACAGAAGAATCTGGCTATACAAAAGATAACCCCGATTATAATATTGAAACTTCTGCACCTTTTACAGATGCCTCCATCGCGAAAGGTTATAGGGCTGGTGCTGATACGGATTGGTGGGATTTAGGAACTAATAATGCGACTATAATGACACACAATGTAGGCATTCAAGGTATGAGTTCTAAAGTTAATTATTATATGTCTTTTGGATATGATAAACAGGACAACTATATAATCAATGATAAGTTTAATAGAAAAACAGTTCGTGTAAATCTTGAAACTTCAGTTACTAATTGGTTGAAAGTCGGAACTCAAGCTTTTGGTTCTTTTTCTGATTATTCGGGTGAGTCTCCTAATCTTACGCAATTGGCGCAGGCTGGGCCTTTAAGAATGCCATATGGTGATGATGGAAATTTGGTAATTCTAGGTGGAGATTTTACTAATCCTTTAATCGGACTTTATAATAAGGATATGGATAAGCGAAATGAATTGTTTGGAAATTTCTATGCTCGATTAAATAACATTTCATTTCTTCCTGGATTTAGTTGGGATATTAATTATGGAAATATGCTTAAGTGGGAAAGGCAGTTTAATTCTAATGAATATGCACAGGCGGAAACAGGAGAAGCTAAGAAAGTGAATGGTACAGCTTATAGTTATACGTTCGATAATATTTTGAATTATACCAAAGATTTTAATCAACATCATATTGATGCGACATTGGTTATTGGTCGGACGGAACGGGAGTATGAGAATACTACTGCAAGGTCGACCGATTTAGCAAACCAGACATTAGGTTATAATGATTTGGCTCAAGGAAAAAATCAATACACGACATCTCAATCATGGGAAGAAGCCTCTTCTTATCAGATGTTTAGAGCAAATTATTCTCTTATGTCAAAATATATGTTGACAGGAACAATCAGAAGAGATGGTTTTTCTGGATTTGCGACGAATGAAAAGGTTGCTTATTTTCCTTCTTTCGCGTTAGGCTGGATTGCTTCGGAAGAATCATTTCTGAAACAGGTTAATTGGTTGGATTTGCTGAAATTGAGAGCAAGTTATGGTGTGAATGGTAATTTGGTTAGTAGGTACAGCTCGTTAGCAACGGTTTCATCTTCTGCTGCGTATGTTTTTGGTGATGGAGGTAGTTCTGCGTATGGTCAATCATTGTCCAATCTTCCTAATGCAAATTTGAAGTGGGAGAAGACGCATGGAATTAACATTGCAATGGACTTTGGTGTGCTAAATAATCGAATAACAGGGAATATAGAATATTACAGGACAACGACGAAAGATTTGATTTGGAAAAAAACACTTCCTGAAATTACTGGTTTTAAAGAAATTGTGGATAATATGGGAGAAATTGCTAATCAAGGTATAGAACTGACTCTGAATGCAACTCCTATTAGGAATAAAAATTTCAGTTGGGATGTGACTTTTAATTTCTCTCGTAACAAGAATAAAATTAATCATCTTTTGGGTGATGTTAATGGAGATGGTATTGAAGATGATCTGGTTTCTAGTAATTTGTTTATTGGCCAATCGTTAAGTACAATTTATCACTATGATGTAGACGGAATTTATCAGTTAAATGATAATATCCCTGAAGGTTATTATCCAGGAAGTTATCGGATCGTTGATCATAGTGGTGATGGTAAATTATCGGCAGACGATCGTATTATCTTAGGACAATCTGATCCTGCTTATCGTTTTAGTTTGCATAATACTTTCCGTTATAAAGGGTTTACTCTTAAAATTTTCTTAAACTCTGTTCAAGGTGGAAAAAATGGATACTTGGCGAATGCGGATGTATTTGGTGCATATACCCCCCAGTTTATATCATCAAAAGGAATGTATGAAGAAGTAGATTTTTGGACTCCTTCTAATCCAAATGGAAAATTTAGAAATCCTGCAGGAACAAGTTCTATTAATCCGAATATTTATCAAAAAAGAAGTTTTGTGCGTTTACAAGATGTAATTTTAAGTTATGATTTTAATCCCGGATTATTATCTAAAATCTATGTAGATGCATTGAGATTATCTGTTTCAGGTAAGAATCTGTGTACTTGGACGAAATGGGATGGCTGGGATCCTGAGACGGGTAGTGGCCTTGGGTATGGAGGTCGACCTGTTATGAGACATTTTACAATTGGACTTGAATTAACATTAAAATAA